In Haematobia irritans isolate KBUSLIRL chromosome 1, ASM5000362v1, whole genome shotgun sequence, a genomic segment contains:
- the Alp5 gene encoding alkaline phosphatase 5: MGSYYLAIAIVILLALPNLEALPKCDRNDEDCRDRLMHPDLPEPKDSIKPALEGEDSNDYWRNLGKEFIAKKLASTFNKNKAKNVIMFLGDGMGLTTVSAARNLLGGEEQQLSFHDFPFTGLSKTYAVDKIVPDSACTATAYLCGVKAQEGTIGVNGDVEYGHCEKGKDTSKWVYSIGKWAQDVGKSTGVVTTTRITHASPSGVYAHIAHRDWENDEEINQACGANSGNEDIAYQLINGEVGSKLDFVMGGGKKHFIDSRLYENGQRKDGLNLVEQYLNQEGSRNLYVETRDQMMSANLDQYDRVFGLYQDDHMLYHLETNETTNQPTLEEMTRKAIEFLSRNDQGYFIFIEGGRIDLAHHQNYARMALDETVEFSKAIAAAKEMTNEEDTLIVVTADHSHAFTYNGYPYRHSDIFGQAPATPDDNKPYMSVSYANGPSYEKFFDTETAERVDPTTQITGDRYDRFPSAWPLEDETHGGEDVGVYASGPWSHLFTGVYEQNTIPHMMGYASCLGSGLNMCSQE, translated from the exons ATGGGCTCTTATTACTTAGCCATCGCTATAGTAATTTTATTGGCATTACCAAATCTAGAAGCTTTACCAAAATGTGATCGCAATGATGAGGATTGTAGAGATCGTCTTATGCATCCGGATTTGCCAGAACCAAAGGACTCAATTAAACCCGCCCTGGAAGGAGAGGACAGCAATGATTATTGGCGTAATTTGGGCAAAGAGTTCATAGCAAAGAAACTGGCCTcaactttcaataaaaataaggccaaaaatgtcATCATGTTCTTGGGTGATGGTATGGGTTTGACCACTGTATCTGCGGCCAGAAATTTATTGGGTGGCGAGGAGCAACAATTGTCCTTTCATGATTTCCCCTTTACGGGACTCTCGAAAACCTATGCGGTGGATAAAATTGTCCCCGACTCCGCATGTACGGCAACAGCCTATTTGTGTGGTGTAAAGGCCCAAGAGGGTACGATTGGTGTTAATGGTGATGTGGAATATGGCCATTGTGAAAAGGGTAAGGATACCAGCAAATGGGTTTACTCCATAGGTAAATGGGCCCAGGATGTGGGTAAAAGTACTGGTGTGGTGACCACAACGCGTATTACTCATGCCTCTCCCTCCGGGGTTTATGCCCATATAGCCCATCGCGATTGGGAAAATGATGAGGAAATCAATCAAGCTTGCGGAGCAAATTCTGGCAATGAAGATATTGCCTATCAGCTGATTAATGGTGAAGTTGGTAGTAAATTGGACTTTGTTATGGGTGGTGGTAAGAAACATTTTATCGATTCTCGTTTATATGAGAATGGTCAACGTAAAGATGGCCTTAATTTGGTCGAACAATATCTCAATCAAGAGGGTTCACGTAATTTGTATGTGGAGACACGTGATCAAATGATGTCAGCCAATTTGGATCAATACGATCGGGTATTTGGTCTGTATCAAGATGATCATATGCTCTATCATTTGGAAACCAATGAGACCACAAATCAACCCACTTTGGAGGAAATGACCCGTAAGGCTATAGAATTCTTGTCCCGCAACGATCAAGGCTATTTCATATTCATTGAGGGTGGCCGTATTGATTTGGCCCATCATCAGAATTATGCCCGTATGGCTTTGGATGAGACAGTGGAATTTTCCAAAGCCATAGCCGCCGCTAAAGAAATGACCAATGAGGAGGATACCTTGATAGTGGTCACAGCAGATCATTCACATGCCTTTACCTACAATGGTTATCCG TATCGTCATAGTGACATTTTTGGCCAAGCCCCTGCCACCCCAGATGATAATAAACCTTATATGTCGGTCAGTTATGCCAATGGTCCCAGTTACGAGAAATTCTTTGATACTGAAACCGCTGAACGTGTGGATCCCACCACTCAGATTACTGGCGATCGTTATGATCGTTTCCCCTCCGCTTGGCCTTTGGAAGATGAAACTCATGGTGGTGAAGATGTTGGAGTTTATGCTTCTGGTCCTTGGTCTCATCTTTTCACTGGAGTTTATGAGCAAAATACTATACCCCATATGATGGGCTATGCCTCTTGTTTGGGTAGTGGTTTGAATATGTGCTCGCAGGAGTAA